In Triticum urartu cultivar G1812 chromosome 6, Tu2.1, whole genome shotgun sequence, the following proteins share a genomic window:
- the LOC125513576 gene encoding agamous-like MADS-box protein AGL80, which yields MARKKVTLQYIANDSTRRGTFKKRLRGLMKKAGELAILCDVKTCVLVYGEGEPAPEVFPSHAKAAAILTRFRSMPELGQCKNKMNQAGFLTQRIDKLRDQVDKSRRECRDREIKVLLHRAMLGALPGLAGLTIEELTSVGWKVDVLLRSIGERIDKIHSLSMQAPPPAAYQLTTGSSSMEDHMGSPPSLYQVQAPPQQQQQEGWLDMVPRPGEDLGTQLLYGGYTTGGHDGASFSSSSGDMNMMMMQPFDLGFGLSHFPPM from the coding sequence ATGGCTCGCAAGAAGGTGACCCTCCAGTACATCGCCAACGACTCCACCCGGCGCGGCACCTTCAAGAAGCGCCTCAGGGGCCTGATGAAGAAAGCGGGCGAGCTGGCCATCCTCTGCGACGTCAAGACCTGCGTGCTCGTCTACGGCGAGGGCGAGCCGGCGCCGGAGGTCTTCCCCTCCCACGCCAAGGCGGCGGCCATCCTGACCCGGTTCCGGAGCATGCCGGAGCTGGGCCAGTGCAAGAACAAGATGAACCAGGCGGGCTTCCTCACCCAGCGCATCGACAAGCTCCGCGACCAGGTCGACAAGTCCCGCCGCGAGTGCCGCGACCGCGAGATCAAGGTCCTCCTGCACAGGGCCATGCTCGGCGCCCTCCCGGGCCTCGCCGGCCTCACCATCGAGGAGCTCACCAGCGTCGGATGGAAGGTGGACGTGCTCCTCAGGAGCATCGGCGAACGCATCGACAAAATCCATTCCCTTTCCATGCAggcgccgccgccagccgcaTACCAGCTCACCACCGGCAGTAGCagcatggaggatcacatggggTCTCCGCCGTCTCTGTACCAGGTCCAGGCACCACCGCAGCAACAACAGCAGGAGGGCTGGCTTGACATGGTGCCCCGGCCCGGAGAAGATCTCGGCACCCAGCTGCTCTACGGTGGCTATACCACCGGTGGCCACGACGGCGCCAGCTTCTCCTCCTCCAGCGGCGAtatgaatatgatgatgatgcAGCCCTTCGATCTGGGCTTCGGTTTGAGCCATTTCCCTCCCATGTAA